Proteins encoded in a region of the Elusimicrobiota bacterium genome:
- the glkA gene encoding Glucokinase, translating into MSVRLGIDLGGTSAKIALVTKKGQLIRDCSVPTAGFPPVTRLVQKMSAEIRNLLRGQSISQIGIGVAGDINFKEGIVRVSPNLGWKNVPLKKMFRKYFRCPIVVENDANAAAWGIYKLHVSKNVKNVVVMTLGTGVGGGIILEGKLFRGFTGSAGEIGHMNIDEKGPLCNCGNRGCLETYVGGPHLIKKANRDLAMGQRSSLQKLFKQDPRQITPYRLAQAAKKGDAYALSIWKGVGHALGVAVGDLVYLLNPEMIYFTGGLAQAGTLFLKPLHHTLNKRAFKTPVRAVQIKCAKEASHIGVVGAALL; encoded by the coding sequence ATGAGTGTTCGATTGGGAATTGATTTGGGGGGGACCAGCGCCAAAATTGCTCTGGTGACAAAAAAGGGACAGTTAATTCGAGATTGTTCTGTGCCAACCGCGGGGTTCCCTCCTGTCACGCGATTGGTTCAAAAGATGAGTGCTGAAATTAGAAATCTTTTGAGAGGACAATCCATCAGCCAAATTGGCATTGGTGTGGCGGGGGATATTAATTTTAAAGAAGGTATAGTGAGAGTGTCTCCCAATTTGGGATGGAAAAATGTTCCCTTAAAAAAAATGTTCAGAAAATATTTTCGATGTCCCATCGTTGTCGAAAATGATGCCAATGCGGCGGCCTGGGGTATCTATAAATTGCACGTTTCCAAAAATGTGAAAAATGTGGTGGTCATGACATTGGGGACAGGGGTGGGAGGCGGCATTATCCTTGAGGGAAAACTTTTTCGAGGCTTCACAGGGAGTGCCGGCGAAATCGGACATATGAATATTGATGAAAAGGGCCCTTTGTGCAATTGTGGGAATCGTGGATGTTTAGAGACCTATGTTGGGGGACCACATCTCATTAAAAAAGCCAACAGGGATTTGGCCATGGGACAACGCAGTTCACTTCAGAAACTTTTCAAACAGGATCCTCGGCAAATTACACCCTATCGCCTGGCACAAGCGGCGAAAAAGGGGGACGCCTATGCCTTGTCCATTTGGAAAGGGGTGGGGCACGCCTTGGGAGTGGCGGTGGGAGATCTGGTGTATTTATTGAATCCGGAAATGATTTATTTTACAGGCGGATTGGCTCAAGCGGGAACCCTCTTTCTGAAACCCCTCCATCACACGTTGAACAAACGGGCTTTTAAAACGCCGGTGCGGGCGGTCCAAATTAAATGCGCGAAGGAAGCGTCTCATATCGGTGTTGTTGGAGCCGCGCTTCTATAA
- the lptD gene encoding LPS-assembly protein LptD, with the protein MSKSPPLNSLTEQCGGEFRLFKKRPWLFLLFLSLVLLSSRPAQAAVEISTATGQLITFDNATGIAVVEGDAVVNDATATLKADKIRVNTKTRDGEAEGHIRLENASGLLLGERAIYDWETSTGVIYGARGLNEPWRISASEMTQLDPEYFYLKDGSITSCDEDPPHYRIRSRTGLLRRGKRIKLYRARLVPDDTPIFFTPFYTKSLIPKKYRLRIEPGQSSRDGFTAKTVLGYPLTPNTWTNIRWDYLQYTGNGGGLEHRYNTNQMRGVFDSYYIRDSNPDQEVPRSKRYTILWNHYQRITQQLTLNSKIDLKSDQVFGNSYRNVGNQVSVENQTRGLLSEAGFNYQFPVAAIQALFDRKDSFDSSVSSKQFISHLTIPRLIINTAPLKAKFFPIYTSLNGTYTNDTEVRTDPKNQLRYKKNATAGVELKRDFKIRKKLTLTPMAFYNQSWDNRVLSSTYVVTEKDQYVGRYTLGGDIRRRFYKRLDTRIGYRYGIRNRLNQTNQDFEANDYGVESNQLAATLESRIGRSTRLTLSSGYDYREAPRNDPMKYKHSSERITPPSLDISMEVRKNVSLFFRETYSVFDSRTKTPINTPANTSGEIQVGSLNNATYFSQGFSYSKKGFGNPSELFLTNKMKFYLTQKWYVDVFLSFRAVGEKKLNYRKLFPIERGLRVARDMHCWLFRAEFSSRPDRHEASFYIDLKTSVNKDQNVFNQGQPSVYSTRNEGPDYGEIFPAPADATPSKEEPK; encoded by the coding sequence ATGAGCAAAAGTCCCCCTCTTAACTCTCTGACGGAACAGTGCGGGGGGGAGTTTAGGCTTTTCAAAAAGCGGCCATGGCTTTTTCTTTTGTTCTTGTCCCTGGTTCTGCTTTCCTCCCGGCCCGCTCAGGCGGCCGTTGAAATATCAACCGCAACAGGACAATTGATCACGTTCGATAATGCCACTGGGATTGCCGTTGTTGAAGGAGATGCTGTGGTCAATGATGCCACCGCCACTCTTAAAGCCGACAAAATTCGTGTCAACACCAAAACGCGGGATGGCGAAGCCGAAGGTCACATTCGCCTTGAAAATGCGTCCGGTCTCTTACTGGGAGAAAGGGCCATTTACGATTGGGAAACATCGACCGGGGTCATTTACGGTGCCAGAGGGTTGAATGAACCTTGGCGGATTTCAGCCAGTGAGATGACTCAACTCGATCCTGAATATTTTTATTTAAAAGATGGGAGCATCACGAGTTGTGATGAAGACCCTCCTCATTACAGGATTCGATCAAGGACCGGGTTGTTGAGGCGAGGAAAGCGGATCAAGTTGTACCGTGCGCGTTTGGTGCCGGATGATACACCCATTTTTTTTACACCTTTTTACACCAAATCCCTCATTCCCAAAAAATATCGCCTTCGTATCGAACCAGGTCAATCCAGCCGGGATGGATTCACCGCAAAAACAGTGTTGGGGTATCCGTTGACTCCCAACACATGGACCAATATCCGTTGGGATTATTTGCAATACACCGGAAACGGAGGAGGACTCGAACATCGATATAACACCAACCAAATGCGTGGTGTTTTTGACTCCTATTACATTCGAGATAGTAATCCCGATCAGGAGGTTCCACGCAGCAAACGTTACACCATCTTGTGGAATCATTATCAACGAATAACGCAACAGCTGACCCTTAACTCAAAAATTGATTTAAAAAGTGATCAAGTGTTTGGGAATTCATACCGAAACGTCGGCAATCAAGTGTCTGTAGAAAATCAAACAAGAGGACTTTTATCGGAAGCGGGATTCAATTATCAATTCCCTGTCGCGGCCATCCAGGCCCTATTTGATCGGAAAGATAGTTTTGACTCATCTGTTTCCTCTAAACAATTTATTAGTCACCTGACGATACCCCGATTAATCATAAATACGGCTCCGCTTAAGGCTAAATTTTTCCCTATATACACGAGTCTCAATGGAACCTACACCAATGACACGGAGGTACGCACGGATCCCAAAAATCAACTTCGCTATAAGAAAAACGCGACGGCGGGGGTTGAACTTAAAAGAGACTTCAAGATAAGAAAGAAATTAACTCTGACCCCGATGGCTTTTTACAACCAATCATGGGACAACCGTGTTCTTTCTTCAACCTATGTGGTCACGGAAAAAGATCAATATGTGGGACGGTACACATTGGGGGGTGATATTCGGAGAAGATTTTATAAACGGTTGGACACCAGGATTGGTTATCGATATGGGATTCGCAATCGCCTGAATCAAACCAATCAAGACTTTGAAGCCAATGACTATGGGGTCGAATCCAATCAGCTTGCCGCAACTTTGGAATCTAGAATTGGCCGTTCGACACGCCTGACTCTTTCTAGTGGTTATGATTACCGGGAGGCTCCAAGGAACGATCCCATGAAATATAAACATTCCAGTGAGAGAATCACTCCACCCTCATTGGATATTTCCATGGAGGTTCGAAAAAATGTGAGTTTGTTTTTTCGGGAAACCTATTCGGTGTTTGATTCGCGAACAAAAACCCCGATCAACACACCCGCGAATACATCGGGAGAAATTCAAGTCGGCAGTCTGAACAACGCCACCTATTTTTCCCAGGGTTTCAGTTATTCAAAAAAAGGATTCGGAAATCCATCGGAATTGTTTTTAACGAACAAAATGAAATTTTATTTAACACAAAAGTGGTATGTCGACGTGTTCCTTAGTTTTCGAGCGGTCGGAGAAAAGAAATTGAATTATCGGAAGCTATTCCCCATCGAGCGGGGGCTTCGGGTGGCTCGCGATATGCATTGCTGGCTTTTCCGCGCTGAATTTTCCAGCCGGCCGGACCGACATGAAGCGTCTTTTTACATCGACCTGAAAACCAGCGTGAACAAGGATCAGAACGTTTTTAACCAGGGCCAACCATCGGTATATTCCACGCGCAACGAGGGGCCTGATTACGGTGAGATTTTTCCCGCGCCGGCAGATGCGACCCCGTCGAAGGAAGAGCCCAAGTAA
- the tuaD gene encoding UDP-glucose 6-dehydrogenase TuaD, translating to MIGTGYVGLVTGTCFAEVGHRVICVDKDKNKIDILNAGNVPIYEPGLKELVKKNKKLKRIRFSTSIKEGVEASDVIFIAVNTPPLADGGADLSFVEMCTREVASYANGYKLLIEKSTVPVQTGERIKKTLAALGHSADNIEVASNPEFLREGSAIKDFLKPDRIVVGVQSKKAEKIFRELYSKIKAPLVVTDINSAELIKHASNSFLALKISYINAISRICEKVGADVTRVAEGMGLDGRIGKSFLSAGIGYGGSCFPKDVSAFIKIAEQNGYDFALLKKAEEINAQQRLLVVKKLEQALWTLKGKVIAVWGLAFKPDTDDLRNAPAIDIIQELLALGASVRAYDPVAAEKTKVHFPDIQYSASSLEAVKGAHGLIVVTEWSEFKNINLTKIKSAMAMPVVVDGRNIFNPLTMAQKGFVYHSIGRPAAASL from the coding sequence ATGATTGGAACCGGTTATGTGGGACTCGTGACCGGAACTTGTTTTGCAGAAGTCGGACATCGGGTTATTTGTGTCGATAAAGATAAAAATAAAATTGACATATTGAACGCTGGGAATGTCCCGATCTATGAGCCAGGGCTTAAAGAACTGGTCAAAAAAAACAAGAAATTAAAACGAATTCGATTTTCGACAAGCATCAAAGAAGGGGTAGAAGCTTCTGATGTCATTTTTATCGCGGTCAACACTCCACCGCTTGCTGATGGAGGGGCCGATTTGAGTTTCGTTGAGATGTGCACGAGAGAAGTGGCGTCTTATGCGAACGGTTATAAACTGCTGATTGAAAAATCAACGGTCCCGGTTCAGACCGGTGAACGCATCAAAAAGACGCTGGCCGCATTGGGACATTCAGCCGATAATATCGAAGTCGCATCGAACCCTGAATTTTTAAGGGAGGGGTCGGCCATTAAAGATTTTCTTAAACCCGACAGAATTGTTGTGGGAGTTCAATCCAAAAAAGCGGAAAAGATTTTCCGCGAACTTTATTCAAAAATCAAAGCTCCTCTTGTGGTGACCGACATTAACAGCGCTGAGCTGATTAAACACGCTTCAAATTCCTTCCTGGCTTTAAAAATTTCATACATCAATGCCATATCTAGAATTTGTGAAAAGGTCGGGGCCGATGTCACTCGTGTGGCGGAAGGAATGGGGCTTGATGGACGGATTGGGAAATCGTTTCTCAGCGCGGGTATCGGTTATGGCGGATCCTGTTTCCCAAAAGATGTCTCCGCTTTCATAAAGATCGCTGAACAGAATGGTTATGATTTCGCCTTGCTTAAAAAAGCAGAAGAGATCAATGCTCAACAAAGGCTTCTGGTGGTAAAAAAGCTTGAACAAGCCCTTTGGACGCTTAAAGGAAAAGTCATTGCCGTTTGGGGATTGGCTTTTAAACCCGATACGGATGATTTGCGTAATGCTCCAGCCATTGACATCATTCAGGAATTGTTGGCTCTGGGCGCGTCCGTACGCGCCTATGATCCGGTCGCCGCGGAAAAAACAAAGGTTCATTTTCCTGATATTCAATACAGCGCTTCCTCACTGGAGGCCGTTAAAGGGGCTCATGGCCTCATCGTCGTAACGGAATGGTCTGAATTTAAAAATATCAATCTCACAAAAATAAAATCAGCCATGGCCATGCCTGTCGTGGTCGATGGCCGGAATATTTTTAACCCTTTGACCATGGCTCAAAAGGGTTTTGTTTACCATTCGATTGGAAGGCCCGCTGCGGCCTCCCTCTAA
- the ppm1 gene encoding Polyprenol monophosphomannose synthase, with translation MSDFSRQPISLIVPCCDEEANLKRFPEEVFDALSEILTEMEVVFIDDGSTDQTYGTMLELQKKYPRVKVIRNSGNLGLGSSLREGFKSATHSNLVTFDADLTFPPHEIPLLLKGAAPGVDCVMGSPFKGTMDQVNVVRKFLSWSVNKIYAILIGKNISSVSSIFRLYRKEKIDSLDLSCTSFDINAEILFKILHAGGHVVEVPVTLGRRSYGVSKINVPREIINHLKMFVKIVGWKIGR, from the coding sequence TTGTCTGATTTTTCTCGCCAACCTATCAGTCTCATTGTCCCTTGTTGTGATGAAGAGGCCAATTTAAAAAGATTCCCGGAAGAGGTTTTTGATGCTTTGTCTGAAATCTTGACGGAGATGGAAGTGGTTTTTATTGATGATGGGTCGACGGATCAGACCTATGGGACAATGCTTGAACTTCAAAAGAAATATCCCCGAGTCAAAGTGATAAGGAATTCCGGGAATCTTGGTTTGGGGTCTTCTTTGCGGGAGGGTTTTAAATCGGCCACTCACTCAAATCTCGTGACTTTTGACGCCGATCTCACATTTCCTCCTCATGAAATCCCGCTTTTGCTCAAAGGCGCCGCACCCGGCGTTGATTGCGTTATGGGATCTCCTTTTAAAGGGACCATGGATCAGGTCAATGTGGTTCGAAAATTCTTAAGTTGGTCCGTTAATAAAATTTACGCGATCCTTATTGGGAAAAATATTTCATCGGTTAGTTCTATCTTTCGTCTTTACCGAAAGGAGAAAATTGATTCGTTGGACTTGTCTTGTACTTCGTTTGATATCAATGCTGAAATTCTCTTTAAAATTCTTCACGCCGGGGGACATGTGGTTGAGGTTCCTGTGACTCTGGGCCGGCGATCTTATGGCGTATCAAAAATCAATGTGCCACGGGAAATCATTAATCATTTGAAAATGTTTGTGAAAATTGTGGGTTGGAAAATTGGTCGCTGA
- the mshA_2 gene encoding D-inositol-3-phosphate glycosyltransferase has protein sequence MWVGKLVAEKPRKILFIITDSGIGGTERVLHSLIKGLDPALFSPCAILVLKTKKEMAVEWEREGIRVISFGMKRWPSLALLWRVARIISREKPDIVHAFLFHSIQVARMVHLFNSTFHLVTSPRVNYKFAPPAALKLDALLKNQDSLTLSESEAGKKSLVSIQDYDPSKILVAWTHVDPNKFSLNLELREKIRREWGVQPHELLIGSVGRLHVQKGYDLLVKAFNSLEGLGTSYKAVVVGDGPERKALEDLAFTLSVPIRFVGARTDIPAVLSAFDIYVQSSRYEGLSNALLEAMSVGCACIATSVDGTMDFAKDGQNLVLARPDDSDSLALALATLIEKPSLREHLSAHAKMTAADFSLERMIKNFQKAYQYVCSIS, from the coding sequence TTGTGGGTTGGAAAATTGGTCGCTGAAAAACCCAGAAAAATCCTTTTTATCATCACCGACTCTGGAATTGGGGGGACTGAAAGGGTTCTCCATTCTTTGATCAAAGGGTTGGATCCCGCCCTTTTTTCTCCCTGCGCCATTTTGGTTTTAAAAACAAAAAAAGAAATGGCGGTTGAATGGGAACGGGAAGGAATTCGCGTGATTTCATTTGGAATGAAACGTTGGCCCTCTTTGGCGCTCCTGTGGCGTGTGGCTCGAATCATTTCCAGGGAAAAACCGGACATCGTACATGCCTTTCTCTTTCATTCCATTCAAGTGGCTCGAATGGTTCATCTTTTTAATTCAACATTCCATTTGGTGACGTCACCTCGGGTTAACTATAAATTCGCGCCCCCCGCCGCTTTAAAATTGGACGCTCTACTTAAAAATCAAGACTCTCTCACATTGAGTGAAAGTGAAGCTGGAAAAAAATCGCTTGTTTCTATTCAAGATTATGATCCTTCCAAAATACTCGTGGCATGGACCCATGTTGATCCGAATAAATTTTCCTTAAATCTCGAACTTCGAGAAAAGATTCGTCGGGAGTGGGGAGTTCAACCACATGAACTGCTGATCGGATCGGTGGGAAGGCTCCATGTTCAAAAGGGTTATGACCTTTTGGTGAAGGCCTTTAATTCCTTGGAAGGTTTGGGAACGTCCTATAAGGCGGTGGTGGTGGGGGATGGACCTGAAAGAAAAGCGTTGGAGGATTTGGCCTTTACCCTCTCGGTGCCGATCCGTTTTGTGGGGGCCAGGACCGATATCCCCGCCGTCCTTTCAGCTTTTGACATTTATGTTCAAAGCTCTCGTTATGAGGGCCTCTCAAACGCGCTTTTAGAAGCGATGAGCGTGGGTTGCGCTTGTATTGCCACGTCTGTGGATGGAACCATGGATTTTGCGAAAGATGGTCAAAATTTGGTTCTGGCCAGACCTGATGATTCAGACTCCTTGGCTTTGGCCTTGGCGACTTTGATTGAAAAACCTTCGCTGCGAGAGCATTTGTCAGCGCATGCTAAAATGACCGCCGCGGATTTTTCGCTCGAAAGAATGATTAAAAATTTTCAAAAGGCCTATCAATATGTCTGTTCCATTTCTTGA